The genomic DNA CCACAAGTCGGTCCTGGAATTCATCCTGGCCAACCATCCGCTGGATTGCCCGGTCTGCGACCAGGGCGGCAAATGCGACCTCCAGGATTTCTCGCATCAATACACCCCGACGACCAGCCGGTTTACGGAAACCAAACGCATCTTCCAGAAAGAGTACTTCAGCCCCCTCATCGAAACGCAGATGAACCGCTGTGTGCAGTGTTTGCGCTGCGTCCGGTATTGCGATGAGATCATGGACGTGAAAGCGCTGGCTCCGGTGGGGCGCGGCACCATGACCGAGATCAAACACTTCGGCCCGCATGAACTGGACTGCGAATTCTGCGGAGGCTGCATCCAGATCTGCCCCGTCGGCGCCATCACGAGCCGGCTCTCCATGTATGAGTATCGCCCCTGGATGCTCAAGCGGGCCGACACGATCTGCACCTTCTGCGGCGACGGCTGCCGGATCACCGTGCAGACCAAGGACAATGAACTGATCGAGGTGAACTCCGCACACGGAGCCGGACGGAATAACGGCGACCTCTGCGCCCGGGGCTTCTTCGGCTTCCATGCCAGCAGCCACGCCGACCGCCTTACACATCCGTTGATCCGTCGCGAAGGCAAGTTGGTCGAGACCACCTGGGAAGACGCGCTGGAATATGTTGCCGAACAGGCGCTCCGCCTGAAGCTGGCGCAGGGCGCGGATGCGTTCGGTGGGCTTATCAGCTCCCGTTGCACGAACGAAGACCTCTATGTGTTCCAAAAGTTCATGCGCCAGGTGATCGGCACCAACCGGATCGACAGCAGCGCGCGGTATGGCCACCTCAACGGAGTGCAGGCGCTCCGACGCGTGCAGGGTACCCATCGCTGGACCATCGCCTTTGAAGACATCGTCGCCGCGAATGCATTGCTCCTGGTCGGTACGAACATCACCGAGACCAGCCCGATCACCGGGCTCAAGGTCAAAGAAGCCGTCAAGAAACGGCAGGCCAGTCTCGTGACCGTGGAAACGCTCCAACCGGCCATCGATACTCTGAGCAACATCACGAACCTGGCCCTGCAGCATTTCCCGACGCATCCCGCGCAATTCGGCAATACCGTGTTAGGCGTCACCAAGGCCGTCCTCGAAGCCAACCTGGTCGATGCCGCCGTCGCGCAGCAGGCGCCCGCCTTCGTGCAGCGTCTGACTTCCGCTCTGCAGGGCACCTCGTGGGAGGCCCTGGAGGCGGCGACCGGCCAGAGCCGCGCCCAATGGGCAGAGGCCGCCAACATACTGGCGAAAGCCAACCGGCTGGTCATCCTGGTCGGCAACGGTGTGCTGCGCCATCCTGGCGGAGACGCGACGGTCACGAATCTTCTGGACCTGCTGATTCTGCTTGGAAAACTCGACAAGCCGGGCTGCGGACTCGGGCCGCTCGCCGAAGAAAATAACGATCAAGGTGCCGTCGAAATGGGCGCCGTCGCCGAATTCTTTCCCGGGCCCGCTCCGCTCGACGACCAGCCCGTCCGCGATCGCATCGCAGCCATGTGGCGAGAAGACTTACCGCGCACTCCCGGCGCCTCGCTGACCGAGATGCTTGCCGCCGCAAACAAGAGCACTCTCAAGGCCATGTTCGTGGTCGGGGAAAACCCGGTCGGCACCCTGCCCGCCGCGGCCCAGGCCAAAGAAGCCCTGGGGAAGTTGGACCTGCTGGTCTGTCAGGAATTGTTCCTCACCGAGACGGCGGCGATGGCCCATGTGGTGCTCCCCGCCTGCTCCTATATGGAAAAGGACGGCACCTTCACGAATTCCGAAGGCCATGTTCAGGGGGTTCGGCAAGCGATCAATCCCGTGGGCGACAGCCGCCCCGACTGGGAAATGTTATCGGCGCTCTCCGTGCTGATGGGCTCGCCGCTTGAATATGGCGACGCGCGGGAGATCCTGAAAGAGATTCGGACGGTCATCCCCGGTTATGGACTGTTAGGACCGACTCCTACGCCACCCAAAGTCGACCCAATGGTGTTGAACCGATATCTGACGGAAGGGTTTGCAGTCGACGCGGCCACACGCTATGCCGTGAGCCAGCCTCGGCAGACTAACGACGGCCCGTTCACGCTGATGTTCGTGCAAACGCTGTTTCACTCCGGGAAGCTGTCCACACGCGCCAAGGGGCTCCTCCAATTGCAGCAGGAAGGGTTCCTCTCCATCAATCCGGCGGATGCAGCTCAGCTCGGCCTGGCGGACGGCGGGCAGGTCACAGTCTCCAACTCACGCGGCGCCATCACTACGACGATAAAGATTCGCGAACGGGTGCCGGCCGGCCTGCTGTGGTTTCCGGAACATTTCGACGGCGAGGCCAAACAGCTCGCTGAATGGACGATTGATCCCCGGACTCAAATCCCCTATTTTAAGCTCGCGCACGTGTCTCTCGCGAAGGTCTCGTAGGACGGGACGAGGAGTAATGTTGTCATGGAAATCGGATTACGACTGGCGGTGTCGTTAGCTCAAATCGCCGCGGTAATGGGAGTGGTGATGCTGACCGTCATGGTCCTCACCCTCGCGGAACGGAAAGTTCTGGGCTGGATGCAGGATCGTATGGGCCCGATGGAAGTCGGCCCTTACGGGGTGCTGCAGCCGATCGCCGACGGACTCAAACTCTTCTTCAAAGAAGACATCATCCCGGCGGGAGCCAATAAGTTCCTGTTTACCCTTGCACCGATCCTGGCCCTGGTGCCGGCCATGATCGGATTCGCCGTCATTCCCTTTGGCCCGAGCCTGACCATCGAATTGTTCGGGATGCAGATCAAGCCGTTCGTGATCAGCGACATCAACATCGGCATCCTGTACATCCTGGCCTTTGCCTCGATCGGCGCTTACGGAATCATTCTGGGTGGCTGGTCCTCGAACAGTAAATACTCCCTCCTCGGCGGACTCCGCTCCGCCGCACAGGTGATCAGCTACGAATTGTGCGTTGGCCTGGCGATCGTCGGAGTCATTCTCCTGTCCGGCTCGCTCAGCCTGGTGAAGATCACGGAAGCGCAGGCCGGCGGGTTCTGGAACTGGTTCGTCATCGCCATGCCCTTCCCGCAGATTTTCGCCTTCGTGGTCTACGTCATTTCAGCGGTCGCTGAAACCAACCGGGTGCCGTTCGACCTGCCAGAAGCTGAAAGCGAACTCGTCGCGGGCTTCTTCACCGAATACAGCGGCATGCGCTTCGCCTTCTTCTTCATCGCGGAATACGCCAACATGATTCTGGTGTCCTGCGTCGCGGCGGCCCTGTTCCTCGGCGGATGGAACGCGCCCTACCCGGGCACCATCCTGGGGTACATCGGCCTGGACAGCCTCGCCTGGATTGAAAACGTCGTCTGGTTTGCCGCGAAGGTCTACTTCTTCCTGTTCCTGTTCTTCTGGTTGCGGGCGACGCTGCCCCGCCTGCGGTATGACCAATTGATGCGGTTCGGCTGGAAAGTGATGCTCCCGATCGCACTGGGCAACATCGTCCTGACGGCCATTGCCGCCTATTTCTTCCCGCGGTAACGGAGCGAAATGAACGTCGCCGTCACAACGCAACCCAAGCGGAAACCGTCGTTCAGCGATTGGCTGAAGACGCTGACCTTCTACGAACTCCTGGTGGGCATGAAGGCGACACTGACACACCTGCTCAACTACAAGCCGATTACGCTGCAATACCCGCATGAGAAGCGCCTGCTGCCCGACAACTACCGGGGCATGCTGGCGTTGCTGCGGTATGACGACGGGACGGAAAAATGCGTGGGCTGCGATCTGTGCGAAGCGGCCTGTCCCTCGCGGGTCATCCGGGTCGTCAGCGGAGAAGTCCCCGGGGAACCGACCAAACGGTATTCGAAGGAATACTACATGGATATGACGCGCTGTCTGTTCTGCGGTCTCTGCGTCGACGCCTGTCCCGTGGATGCCCTGGGCATGACTCGCGAGTTTGAATGGGCCGTCTACGATAAGCGCCAGCTGCACCTCAACAAGCAACAACTGCTCGCCATCGGCGACCGTTCATTTCCCGTCCGGGAAAAACGCCTCGAGCTGCAGCATCCGAACGTGGCGTTTTTCAACGTCACCTTCACGCATCTCCCGCAAAAGGAGAACTAGGCCACCCGCCTCGTCCTCCGTGCTGGCCCCCCACACCGAGACGACCGAGGCGGAACAGGCTGCCACCGGGCAGGGCGCAAGGGCAACAGGGGGCAGGACCTTCATCTGATTCGGAAGAGACGACGGACGCATGGACCACATTTTCTTCTTCTATTTCGCCGCAGTGATCGCAGCCACCTCCCTGCTGGTAGTCGCGTTGCGAAACCCGGTCTATAGCGCGTTGTCCCTGCTGATCATGTTTTTTCACGTGGCGGGGCTCTATATCACCCTGCATGCGGAGTTTCTGGCCGCGGTGCAGATCGTCGTGTATGCCGGCGCAATCCTGGTGCTCTACCTCTTCGTAGTCATGCTGCTGAGCATCAAGTCGGAGGAGCGCTACCACAACCAGCTCCCGGTGGCGGGATTGCTAGGGGTGGTGCTGTGTACCGAAGTGATCCTGCTGTTCATCAAGTCGCAGACCAGCGGGATGGCTCCGGCAGCTGCAGCCGATCCCGTCGCAGGACCAGGCAATACGGAAATGATCGGGGAAGCCTTGTACTCGACCTATTTGTTCCCGTTCGAGGTCGCGTCGTTGATCCTGCTGGTGGCCATGATCGGGGCCATCATCCTGGCGAAGAAAGACATCAATGAACCCGTGCAGTAACAACCGGTAATCCCATGGCTGTACCCTTATCCTACTATCTGATCCTGAGCGGATTCGTGTTTCTCACGGGTGTGGTGGGCGTGTTGATCCGGCGCAACATCATCGTGATCCTGCTGTCGGTTGAATTGATGCTGAATGCCACGAACATCAACTTCGTGGCCTTTTCCGAATACTTTCACAATGTGGCGGGGCAGGTGTTCGTCTTTTTCGCCTTGACCGTCGCGGCGGCGGAAGTGGCCGTGGGCCTGGCCATCATCATCGCCCTGCACCGGTCGAATTCATCCATTTACGTCGACGACCTGAACCTATTGAAACGTTAGACCGACTACGCCGACCATGCTGTATGCGTTGATTCCATTTCTGCCGTTGTTCGCCTTTCTGATCGTCGGTATCGGCGAACAGTGGATCAAGGACCGTGCGCATCTGGTGGCGGTTCCGGCCATGGTG from Nitrospira sp. ND1 includes the following:
- the nuoG gene encoding NADH-quinone oxidoreductase subunit NuoG — protein: MPDPKPETVRLTIDGTTVAVPKGTLVIEAARRVGVMIPHFCYHPKLKPDANCRMCLVEVEKMPKLQTACSTPVAEGMAVRTATTTVDDAHKSVLEFILANHPLDCPVCDQGGKCDLQDFSHQYTPTTSRFTETKRIFQKEYFSPLIETQMNRCVQCLRCVRYCDEIMDVKALAPVGRGTMTEIKHFGPHELDCEFCGGCIQICPVGAITSRLSMYEYRPWMLKRADTICTFCGDGCRITVQTKDNELIEVNSAHGAGRNNGDLCARGFFGFHASSHADRLTHPLIRREGKLVETTWEDALEYVAEQALRLKLAQGADAFGGLISSRCTNEDLYVFQKFMRQVIGTNRIDSSARYGHLNGVQALRRVQGTHRWTIAFEDIVAANALLLVGTNITETSPITGLKVKEAVKKRQASLVTVETLQPAIDTLSNITNLALQHFPTHPAQFGNTVLGVTKAVLEANLVDAAVAQQAPAFVQRLTSALQGTSWEALEAATGQSRAQWAEAANILAKANRLVILVGNGVLRHPGGDATVTNLLDLLILLGKLDKPGCGLGPLAEENNDQGAVEMGAVAEFFPGPAPLDDQPVRDRIAAMWREDLPRTPGASLTEMLAAANKSTLKAMFVVGENPVGTLPAAAQAKEALGKLDLLVCQELFLTETAAMAHVVLPACSYMEKDGTFTNSEGHVQGVRQAINPVGDSRPDWEMLSALSVLMGSPLEYGDAREILKEIRTVIPGYGLLGPTPTPPKVDPMVLNRYLTEGFAVDAATRYAVSQPRQTNDGPFTLMFVQTLFHSGKLSTRAKGLLQLQQEGFLSINPADAAQLGLADGGQVTVSNSRGAITTTIKIRERVPAGLLWFPEHFDGEAKQLAEWTIDPRTQIPYFKLAHVSLAKVS
- the nuoH gene encoding NADH-quinone oxidoreductase subunit NuoH, yielding MEIGLRLAVSLAQIAAVMGVVMLTVMVLTLAERKVLGWMQDRMGPMEVGPYGVLQPIADGLKLFFKEDIIPAGANKFLFTLAPILALVPAMIGFAVIPFGPSLTIELFGMQIKPFVISDINIGILYILAFASIGAYGIILGGWSSNSKYSLLGGLRSAAQVISYELCVGLAIVGVILLSGSLSLVKITEAQAGGFWNWFVIAMPFPQIFAFVVYVISAVAETNRVPFDLPEAESELVAGFFTEYSGMRFAFFFIAEYANMILVSCVAAALFLGGWNAPYPGTILGYIGLDSLAWIENVVWFAAKVYFFLFLFFWLRATLPRLRYDQLMRFGWKVMLPIALGNIVLTAIAAYFFPR
- the nuoI gene encoding NADH-quinone oxidoreductase subunit NuoI, with the protein product MNVAVTTQPKRKPSFSDWLKTLTFYELLVGMKATLTHLLNYKPITLQYPHEKRLLPDNYRGMLALLRYDDGTEKCVGCDLCEAACPSRVIRVVSGEVPGEPTKRYSKEYYMDMTRCLFCGLCVDACPVDALGMTREFEWAVYDKRQLHLNKQQLLAIGDRSFPVREKRLELQHPNVAFFNVTFTHLPQKEN
- a CDS encoding NADH-quinone oxidoreductase subunit J, which produces MDHIFFFYFAAVIAATSLLVVALRNPVYSALSLLIMFFHVAGLYITLHAEFLAAVQIVVYAGAILVLYLFVVMLLSIKSEERYHNQLPVAGLLGVVLCTEVILLFIKSQTSGMAPAAAADPVAGPGNTEMIGEALYSTYLFPFEVASLILLVAMIGAIILAKKDINEPVQ
- the nuoK gene encoding NADH-quinone oxidoreductase subunit NuoK, translated to MAVPLSYYLILSGFVFLTGVVGVLIRRNIIVILLSVELMLNATNINFVAFSEYFHNVAGQVFVFFALTVAAAEVAVGLAIIIALHRSNSSIYVDDLNLLKR